A genome region from Camelina sativa cultivar DH55 chromosome 10, Cs, whole genome shotgun sequence includes the following:
- the LOC104718967 gene encoding uncharacterized protein LOC104718967: MVHNMAMQEEEEVKTLVWWNINTCPIPPGYDPRQVGPRIVSALKNSKVSGPVTITAIGRLTHNPNAPDDDVLRDLSSSGVVLIHVNEVQSDLFDWMERNPPPANILLISGPTELESLAHTIYGLDSEGYTVFLAYSQRRPASDWLWKSFFSGVYKEWLWTSLLTADMDSGSAVCQQLTTRLVLPSNNCSEAGESPWFCSFCFFAAQSFEDFTTHLKSEEHRNNDPDLLKMVDLVEMVDVVKLPN; encoded by the exons ATGGTGCACAACATGGCGatgcaggaggaggaggaggtgaaaACGTTGGTGTGGTGGAACATTAACACCTGTCCGATTCCTCCTGGTTATGATCCCCGTCAAGTCGGTCCGAGAATAGTATCCGCTTTGAAGAATTCTAAAGTCTCTGGTCCTGTCACCATAACCGCCATCGGCAGACTAACGCACAACCCTAACGCCCCTGACGATGATGTCTTGCGAGACCTGTCTTCCTCTGGAGTTGTTCTTATACATGTGAATG AAGTTCAATCGGATTTGTTTGACTGGATGGAGAGGAATCCACCTCCGGCTAATATATTGCTCATATCTGGTCCTACGGAACTGGAAAGCCTAGCTCATACTATTTATGGGCTAGATAGTGAGGGATACACAGTTTTTCTGGCATATTCTCAACGTCGCCCAGCATCAGACTGGCTCTGGAAGAGCTTTTTTTCTGGGGTTTACAAAGAGTGGCTCTGGACAAGCTTACTAACAG CTGATATGGATTCAGGGTCTGCGGTTTGTCAACAGTTGACAACCAGACTTGTCCTTCCCAGCAACAACTGCAGTGAAGCAGGTGAATCTCCCTGGTTTTGCTCATTTTGCTTTTTTGCTGCCCAAAGCTTTGAAGATTTCACTACTCATCTCAAGAGTGAAGAACATAGAAATAAT GATCCGGACTTGCTGAAAATGGTGGACTTGGTTGAAATGGTGGATGTGGTGAAGCTACCCAATTAA
- the LOC104718968 gene encoding uncharacterized protein LOC104718968: protein MPFPMKIQPINNDSPANRDVSRVESPSKPVLKSRLKRLLDRPFTRSSNSDKSLLIDGTEFEPSLAKMVQSYMEENNEKQTKNGRNNHRCNCFNGNNYNDSSDDEFDLFDDGFVDSFSDAYDHFKSLIPCASVVEKTLLNEAVKVIEKNKSIKRKDELRKIVVVELSSLGYDSSICKSKWDKSRSKPAGEYEYIDVIVNGERILIDVDFRSEFEIARQTSGYKALLQSLPLIFVGKSNRIRQIVSMVSEAAKQSLKKKGMHFPPWRKADYMRAKWLSSYTRNNSSDGEDPSPVTSDASAVAEPELLVFEEKLLSPPPLKSSSLTMITDDDDDDVAELVKREANVVTGLALLFKDKP, encoded by the exons ATGCCATTTCCGATGAAGATTCAACCGATTAACAACGATTCTCCGGCGAACAGAGACGTTTCTCGAGTTGAATCACCAAGCAAACCAGTACTCAAGTCACGTCTCAAGCGTCTACTAGATCGACCGTTCACAAGAAGCTCAAACTCAGATAAATCACTACTAATCGATGGAACAGAGTTCGAGCCAAGCTTAGCTAAGATGGTTCAAAGCTACATGGAAGAGAACAACGAGAAGCAAACTAAGAACGGACGTAATAATCATCGTTGTAATTGCTTCAACGGGAACAATTACAACGATAGCTCTGACGACGAATTCGATTTGTTCGATGATGGTTTCGTCGATTCATTCAGCGACGCTTATGACCATTTCAAG AGCTTGATTCCATGCGCGAGCGTTGTTGAGAAGACTCTGTTAAACGAAGCTGTGAAGGTTATAGAGaagaacaaatcaatcaaaCGTAAAGACGAATTGAgaaagattgttgttgttgaactctCATCTCTCGGTTACGATTCTTCGATTTGTAAATCCAAATGGGATAAATCTCGCTCTAAACCGGCCG GTGAGTATGAGTACATAGATGTGATAGTGAACGGAGAAAGGATTCTAATCGACGTTGATTTTAGATCGGAGTTCGAGATCGCACGGCAGACGAGTGGTTACAAGGCGTTGCTTCAATCTCTGCCTTTGATATTCGTCGGAAAATCTAATCGGATTCGTCAGATCGTGTCAATGGTGTCTGAAGCGGCGAAacagagcttgaagaagaaaggTATGCATTTCCCGCCATGGAGGAAAGCTGATTACATGAGAGCTAAATGGCTATCTTCCTATACTCGAAACAACTCCTCCGACGGCGAGGATCCGTCGCCGGTTACTTCTGACGCGTCCGCCGTAGCTGAACCGGAGCTGCTGGTTTTCGAGGAGAAACTCTTGTCGCCGCCGCCGTTGAAGTCTTCGTCTTTGACTATGAttacagatgatgatgatgatgacgtggcAGAGCTGGTGAAGAGAGAAGCAAATGTTGTCACGGGATTAGCTTTACTGTTCAAAGATAAACcctaa